The following nucleotide sequence is from Rhodothermales bacterium.
TCTGCTCGAACCATGCCAGCCCCCAGCCGTGGGCGCTCAGGCTCGTCGCCACGTCGTTCCGCCCATCGCCGTTTAGGTCCACCACGCTCATAGTCCCCCCGCCGTGGCCTACGATCCCACCGGCCTCGTTAAACGGAAACGGGTGAAACAGCCAGTTTCCGGGCAGCGTCCCCGCCGGCGGTTGTTCGAACCACCCGCTCGCGATCAGGATATCCGCTCGGCCGTCGCCGTTGACGTCGCCGGCCCCGAGGCCATGGATGACGAATCGATTGCCGATGGGCTCAGAGACGCGATGGATCGTCCAGGGGGCGGTCGGGTCCGCCGGGTTCGGCTCGCCGTACGCCAGGATCCCCTGGGCGAGCGCCATGACGACCTCCGGCTGTCCGTCTCCGTCCATGTCGCGCAGCAACGTCGTTTCGGAGACGATGCCCGGCAACACCAGGAAGGGGTCCCAGCGCCGGTTTTCGCCCTGGGGGTTGACGTACAGTACCATCGGGCGGGATTCCGTCGCCAGGACATCCGGCCAGCCATCGCCCGTGAAGTCGTGCGCGTGGGTCACCATGTTGGGGGTGTAGTCCGTGCTCGGGCTGAACGTCTCGCCCGCGTAGATCTCCCCCCGTTGCGTGTAATCCGGCCCCAAGTAATAATAGGGTCCGGCGACGACGTCGGACACGCCGTCCCGGTTGATGTCCGCCACCGCCGTATCCCAGGCATAGTAGAATTCGTCGAGCCTTTGGAGGGAGAAAAGAGGGGATGTCGTCTCTGGCGAAACCCGGCGCAGGTTCATGTCGGCCGCCGAAAGGCCATCGAATTCCACGGCGCCCGATCCGCCCACATAGAGGGCGATAGAGCCGTAGCCGTTGGAATGCTCGCCTGTCACGCCGGCGGTGCCGGCCTCCCATCCGTCCTCGTGCACCCGGACGATGTTGGCGTCGACGGCGATGT
It contains:
- a CDS encoding family 16 glycoside hydrolase, translating into MIPNPTRITSTWLIALSILLVAHAATAQPSPHFVPDWAFSGSDLSAWRPLGGAQWKAEAGAITGTPNGAGGWLISDQAFHDFQFSLRFRCAAACNAGVLLRAKTPAEGGPSGGMFIAVTDSLRLYQVSLDAAGRELVRTPLPAAGAMRRIAPAVSEGPLRMASAMPLAAGDWNTLHIAVDANIVRVHEDGWEAGTAGVTGEHSNGYGSIALYVGGSGAVEFDGLSAADMNLRRVSPETTSPLFSLQRLDEFYYAWDTAVADINRDGVSDVVAGPYYYLGPDYTQRGEIYAGETFSPSTDYTPNMVTHAHDFTGDGWPDVLATESRPMVLYVNPQGENRRWDPFLVLPGIVSETTLLRDMDGDGQPEVVMALAQGILAYGEPNPADPTAPWTIHRVSEPIGNRFVIHGLGAGDVNGDGRADILIASGWFEQPPAGTLPGNWLFHPFPFNEAGGIVGHGGGTMSVVDLNGDGRNDVATSLSAHGWGLAWFEQTRDASGGVSFTPHLIMGDFSTDNAGGVVFSQLHAGVEIADLDADGVPDLVTGKRYWSHLDSSTDPDPYGEAVTYGYRTVRQAQAPGGISFEPELIHNRSGVGSQFEVLDLNADGAVDIVTSGDRGTFIIWGTRR